From Cyclopterus lumpus isolate fCycLum1 chromosome 4, fCycLum1.pri, whole genome shotgun sequence, a single genomic window includes:
- the prrc2c gene encoding protein PRRC2C isoform X5, with product MSEKSGQSTKAKDGKTKYATLSLFNTYKGKSLETQKTAVAARHGLQSLGKVASSRRMPPPANLPSLKAENKGNDPNVNIVPKDGSGWASRPEGGEERQQETPPPPIKPPVVVQPPEPSIGASRSWANSKPTQPEGAPRVSSHFQQEFPSLQAAGEAEKGDEQEEEEPYGPGPSLRPQNVGSWREGGGRNLITAPVPPEMDNKALEEGAPVLGTPTPPGEAEEPGGSVAADVKRDGRERLPPSVAPPPQPKVNGGQQPPAGGPTNFDPAFRGMMPPYMFHAYPQMTLAPGQGNFRYPVPQDGAKGPRPIRPQQGHPQAWLKDPDRPSIISLTELKELDNLDTDTDEGWAGAQMEVDYTEKLNFSDDEENQAAKEKRENWEWMGKVERMRSRPPDGQEGAEDRGGIKISRVDGDPRAPSPGGVGQHNKSAAPQDYQGGVRSVAGGAQRVAKQPQAAAAPGADEDPEAWRQKRKKPQEVSEAVERARQRRGEEERRMEEQRLAACAEKLKRLNEKYRQANEAKTALPSTANDEEGAAQEEESSPAPPPPPAASSPLPSIPDSQSQAPIVEAPLPEREDRDEEKTEREHERVEPSVEVEVEVEVEVEEEEEEEEQEQQQVVEVEVHLPRQPSPPVQRPVAEAPEPQSEGESCSLEVGPPMEENQVDGTTVPIRDYFNMEDNRVDEPHLHMDTPGGEEAPVAPPQLEGEAAAAMRPSLTSGYSKQFQKSLPPRFLRQQEQMKQQQWQQQQHQSGGSVSPSGGSGSIPAPPPPPPPQQQQQPQQQQTQQQQQQHRSMYQPMGPHHQHLASMGFDPRWLMMQSYMDPRMMSGRPPMDMSTNIHPGRMPPKQIVRREPGDNSGSSSDSFDHLTRPIRDHGLPSDSRMVWGSEPYPQSEPLPSVTPPKGREDIKEPRMDSPLDLPAIYPQDHSALDSHKSNFFQDPTESLSAFTQGPEDTTGPLDRVPVGSAFDLEEPGLPSGEEVEALGQAMLQRRFSQGSSHSLKLEEPRFDGLSLGATSLELQDTGEQADDKPQNELYPQAAVTSNRATPPADGLHKQEKLPLPATSKQRAELRWGARSGAGRREGPGGERPVRRSGPIKKPVLRDMKEEREQREEREKRHERGERGGDRSKKEPSAKAPTAAAAVSEGARPQSEGKREAAEETPTAHQKDSQPSSGVPTSSPQEEKTDKPPSNDKHPEPKLPLRKESNLPPRSYRREEREREREREKEIDGDRDRDRDRDRDREWPVDSNFKGRGRGEYYARGRSFRGTYGGRNRGGGGRGRSRAEFNYREPRSRSDLPSVGGAAAFRNREESETRSESSDFEVIPKRRRRRGSDTDSESEGGRESASDTGPSDREPSTKPSHPLRRELPGEARPGPHKPGFGPPHMGERVGPRGEDDGRPKPGFLQKGEPSRRGRGGLYSRRGGARERGGPRLGPLRRPGARESSSQWPSKPMETFRPEDTESTSRYDNPAADRRYPRSDGRKFGDMASQSSRERPRRSRPARPPRQDKPPRFRRLKEREAAVLASGEPAPSPPVPLLPGSAAAGPNQSSRSPTRSRTHASVLAEAAAADLSSPADAASPGTSSPTTTAVGTKSPDLSNQNSSDQANEEWETASESSDFNERREREERKGALEAANEAASAASAPVPAPPQGSLTPNKSPPDRGVTPRREGAPAAKRSFSSQRPVERPNRRGNSGAKPGRGYAGVKGERRGGAKSGRKGPAAQQNLEGGAQTAGGASQRPTKDQSGRRKDEAKQAAAKKPKENALSQFDLNNYASVVIIDDHPEVTTTEDPQSNAIDDGFTEVVSRKQQKRLQDEEKRKKEEQTPQNWSKKGSGEKGRGGGGKLPPRFAKKQSSQQQQQQQQQQQQSSQPPVVPPPQAQPQPLISAAQHPHLAPAQPAAAAASPQTLEGAAAPPPSVSAAAVDFTSKSLLPAQTHGTLGTELWESKVAGSTVLPDAKKLGPISPPQPPSVSAWNKPLTSFTGTVSEGVKPGSEAGAELVMDIIQFGAPSSAGSTDSDGVPALLEIVSENKLPAPKEQRQKQPRAGPIKTQKLPEMEPVETKEYKPGPIGKERSLKNRKAKDARGGDGDGMEGGVPGGVVSRATDSSPPIIDATVPELGGDIEGMITIPSAEYNSNSKESVTDYTTPSSSLADSVPTGVNKIEESLVANVALPHSLPLPRRETLQQSSSLSTVSPATVDLTLKMESARKAWENSPILEKNSPVTSSSSPITPGASSYSTFSSASMPQIPVASVTPSTSLSGAGTYTTSSLSTKTTTASDPPNICKVKPQQLQGGSLSSSSSSSSSSFSQLGCMPTLLPQQQQTPQVYVSQSAAGSAAQIPAFYMDTSHLFSAPHPRLAPPSMAQQQAFQPGISQPTAVQQMPIPLYAPLQGQHQHQQQHQQHQHQHQQHHQHQHQHHQQHHQHQAQLGLGTGPPVSQQQDLFSSSLQPYRSQQAFMQSSLSQPSMMLSGPSLHSYAGVQASELGKPQSNLAYQQASSAQHIPILFEPQLNQPSGMGASQLIDTHLLQARQGMSQHSNMYSGQVQQHGQSSYYSNTQSPSSAMQQMTVSMPSSQLSLSNYGSGGGPPLLALPPTPPQVQPPNINRQPPISQPYRSIMGPNHSMMQPPTSKMDMDLKLFGGGMDVKPGTPPIGARSTTPTSSHYRASSTSPSNQSSKINSMLYQKQFQASSAGMRMAQHFPGQFNPQILSQPNIVSPLVRPPHINSFAGGVQRSPMGPPMSPNVGGGLMPHPHPRPQHPQHSQHLPRGPPVPSLAPRGTHLAMKAEQDLKAKQRAEVLQATHKFFSEQQQLKATQLSKASRLDQGGKPPLDASAPNHQASADRPDLDKPPISTAKPIRTGPIKPQAMKPEEGK from the exons ACAGGAGTTTCCCAGCTTGCAGGCGGCTGGCGAGGCGGAGAAAGGGgacgagcaggaggaggaggagccttaTGGACCGGGCCCCAGCCTCAGACCTCAAA ATGTTGGCAGTTGGCGTGAGGGTGGAGGCAGGAATTTAATCACCGCGCCCGTCCCCCCTGAGATGGACAACAAGGCCCTGGAGGAGGGCGCCCCGGTCCTCGGTACCCCTACACCGCCGGGGGAAGCCGAGGAGCCTGGGGGAAGCGTAGCCGCTGACGTTAAGAGGGATGGCAGGGAGCGGTTGCCCCCCTCCGTCGCCCCCCCTCCTCAGCCCAAAGTTAACGGCGGGCAGCAGCCTCCCGCTGGAGGGCCGACTAACTTCGACCCTGCCTTCAGGGGCATGATGCCCCCCTAC ATGTTCCACGCCTATCCTCAGATGACTCTGGCCCCGGGGCAAGGAAACTTCAGATACCCTGTACCACAAGACGGAGCCAA GGGTCCTCGTCCAATACGACCCCAGCAGGGACACCCCCAGGCCTGGCTCAAGGACCCAGACCGACCCTCCATCATCAGCCTGACGGAACTCAAAGAGCTGGACAACTTGGACACCGATACCGACGAGGGCTGGGCAG GAGCTCAGATGGAGGTGGACTACACCGAGAAACTGAACTTCAGCGACGAtgaagagaaccaagctgctaaggagaaaagagaaaactg GGAGTGGATGGGTAAAGTGGAGCGTATGCGATCTCGGCCGCCAGATGGTCAGGAGGGGGCCGAGGACCGCGGGGGCATTAAAATCTCCCGGGTCGACGGTGACCCCAGAGCGCCATCACCTGGCGGTGTGGGGCAGCACAACAAGTCAGCTGCCCCACAGGACTACCAG GGGGGCGTCCGTTCTGTTGCTGGTGGAGCCCAACGCGTGGCCAAACAACCGCAGGCCGCGGCGGCGCCCGGCGCCGACGAGGACCCCGAAGCCTGGCGACAGAAGCGCAAGAAGCCTCAGGAGGTTTCTGAAGCCGTGGAGCGAGCGAGGCAGCGGCGGGGAGAAGAGGAACGGCGGATGGAAGAACAGCGGCTCGCCGCTTGCGCTGAAAAACTCAAGCgtttaaatgaaaaatatcgGCAGGCGAACGAGGCCAAAACTGCCCTTCCGTCGACCGCCAACGACGAAGAGGGAGCTGCCCAAGAGGAAGAGTCCTCGccggctcctcctccacctcctgccgCATCCAGTCCTCTACCTTCCATCCCAGATTCACAGTCGCAAGCCCCGATCGTGGAGGCGCCTCTACCTGAGAGGGAGGACcgagacgaggagaagacggaGCGAGAACACGAGAGAGTAGAACCaagtgtggaggtggaggtggaggtggaggtggaggtggaggaggaggaggaggaggaggagcaggagcagcagcaggtggtggaggtggaggtgcaccTGCCTCGCCAGCCCAGCCCCCCTGTCCAGAGACCAGTGGCCGAAGCTCCAGAGCCCCAGAGCGAGGGCGAGAGCTGCTCGCTTGAAGTCGGCCCTCCAATGGAGGAGAACCAGGTAGACGGGACAACAGTGCCCATCCGAGACTAtttcaacatggaggacaacaGAG TGGATGAGCCCCACCTGCACATGGACACCCCCGGTGGCGAGGAGGCCCCCGTGGCGCCACCGCAGCTggaaggagaagcagcagctgcCATGCGTCCCTCTCTTACCTCGGGCTATTCCAAACAGTTTCAAAAATCCTTACCGCCTCGTTTCCTCCGACAGCAG GAGCAGATGAAGCAGCAACAAtggcaacaacagcagcaccaGAGTGGGGGCTCCGTGTCTCCATCGGGTGGCAGCGGCAGCattccagctcctccaccaccaccaccaccacaacaacaacaacaaccacaacaacaacaaacacaacagcagcagcagcaacaccgCTCCATGTATCAACCCATGGGCCCCCACCACCAGCACCTGGCCTCCATGGGGTTTGACCCCCGCTGGCTCATGATGCAGTCCTACATGGACCCCCGCATGATGTCGGGACGTCCTCCCATGGACATGTCGACTAACATTCATCCTG GGAGGATGCCTCCGAAGCAGATTGTGCGCAGAGAGCCCGGCGACAACTCCGGCTCCAGCTCTGACTCCTTCGACCATTTGACTCGACCAATCCGTGACCACGGCCTGCCGTCGGACTCGCGCATGGTGTGGGGCTCGGAGCCGTACCCGCAGTCGGAGCCGCTGCCGTCCGTAACTCCTCCGAAAGGACGGGAAGATATCAAGGAGccgag GATGGACTCTCCTTTGGATCTCCCAGCCATATATCCCCAGGACCACAGTGCATTGGACTCTCATAAAAGTAACTTCTTCCAGGACCCTACAGAGTCCCTGTCAGCGTTTACCCAGGGCCCAGAGGACACAACGGGGCCTCTAGACCGGGTACCCGTCGGCTCAGCCTTTGATCTTGAGGAGCCGGGCCTTCCCAGTGGGGAAGAGGTAGAAGCTCTTGGTCAGGCTATGCTCCAGAGGAGGTTCTCCCAGGGCTCCAGCCACTCCCTCAAGCTGGAGGAGCCCAGGTTTGACGGGCTATCCCTGGGAGCTACATCTCTAGAGCTGCAGGACACGGGAGAACAGGCTGACGATAAGCCCCAGAATGAACTCTACCCCCAAGCTGCGGTGACTAGCAACAGGGCGACGCCTCCTGCCGATGGATTACACAAACAAGAGAAGCTGCCTCTGCCAGCCACTAGCAAGCAGAGAGCCGAGCTGCGCTGGGGTGCGAGATCGGGCGCCGGTCGCAGAGAAGGACCAGGGGGAGAGAGACCCGTTCGCAGGTCGGGGCCGATAAAGAAGCCCGTCCTCAGGGACATGAAGGAGGAGcgagagcagagagaagagcGAGAGAAGCGTcacgagagaggagaaagaggcgGTGACCGGTCCAAAAAGGAGCCGTCGGCCAAAGCGCCCACTGCGGCCGCCGCCGTGTCCGAGGGCGCCAGGCCTCAGAGTGAGGGCAAGAGGGAAGCCGCCGAGGAAACGCCGACCGCCCATCAGAAAGACTCCCAGCCTTCATCGGGGGTTCCCACCTCTTCCCCTCAGGAGGAGAAAACAGACAAACCGCCCAGCAATGACAAACACCCAGAACCCAAACTGCCCTTGAGGAAGGAGTCCAATCTTCCTCCACGTTCCTACCggcgggaggagagagagagggaacgcgagagggagaaggaaaTAGACGGGGACCGGGACAGAGACCGGGACCGGGACAGAGACCGGGAGTGGCCCGTTGACTCTAACTTCAAAGGACGCGGTCGAGGGGAGTATTACGCCAGAGGACGGAGCTTCCGGGGGACTTACGGCGGCCGaaacaggggaggagggggtcgCGGTCGAAGCCGCGCAGAGTTCAATTACCGAGAGCCGCGCTCGCGCTCCGATTTACCTTCGGTTGGAGGCGCTGCCGCCTTTCGCAACCGGGAAGAGAGCGAAACGCGCAGCGAGAGCTCGGACTTTGAGGTCATTCCAAAACGTAGACGGCGTCGCGGTTCAGACACGGATTCTGAAAGCGAAGGCGGGAGAGAGTCCGCCAGCGATACCGGACCGTCTGACCGCGAGCCCAGCACCAAACCGAGCCACCCGTTGAGACGAGAGCTCCCCGGGGAGGCCCGGCCCGGGCCCCACAAGCCAGGCTTTGGACCTCCTCACATGGGGGAGAGGGTTGGACCGAGAGGCGAAGATGACGGCAGACCGAAGCCCGGATTCCTCCAGAAAGGAGAGCCTTCTCGGCGAGGAAGGGGAGGACTGTACAGTAGACGGGGTGGAGCGAGGGAGCGCGGCGGCCCCCGCCTGGGCCCTCTTAGACGGCCGGGAGCTAGAGAATCCTCTTCTCAGTGGCCCTCCAAACCCATGGAGACGTTCAGGCCCGAGGACACAGAGTCCACGTCGAGATACGACAATCCTGCAGCTGACCGACGATACCCGAGGTCCGACGGCAGGAAATTCGGAGACATGGCGTCCCAGAGTAGTAGAGAGAGGCCTCGGCGGTCCAGACCAGCGCGCCCCCCGAGGCAAGATAAACCTCCCCGGTTTAGGCGCTTGAAGGAACGGGAGGCTGCCGTGTTGGCTAGTGGAGAACCGGCCCCGAGTCCCCCTGTCCCTCTACTGCCAGGGTCTGCAGCTGCCGGTCCCAACCAGAGCTCTCGCTCCCCGACCCGGTCTAGAACTCATGCATCTGTGCTTGCTGAAGCGGCGGCCGCTGACTTGTCCTCTCCTGCGGACGCAGCCTCGCCCGGGAccagcagccccaccaccaCCGCGGTCGGCACCAAGTCCCCCGACCTGTCCAACCAGAACTCTTCGGACCAAGCCAACGAGGAATGGGAAACGGCGTCCGAGAGCAGCGACTTCAACGAAAGGAGAGAGcgggaggaaaggaaaggagcgCTGGAGGCCGCCAACGAAGCGGCCTCCGCCGCCTCCGCCCCGGTTCCCGCACCCCCACAGGGCTCTTTGACCCCCAATAAAAGCCCCCCCGACAGAGGGGTGACCCCCAGACGCGAGGGCGCTCCCGCGGCCAAGAGGAGCTTCTCGAGTCAGAGGCCCGTAGAGAGACCGAATCGCCGAGGCAACAGCGGAGCCAAACCAGGCCGGGGCTACGCAGGAGtcaagggggagaggaggggcggGGCCAAAAGCGGTCGCAAAGG CCCCGCGGCCCAGCAGAACTTGGAAGGCGGAGCCCAAACCGCAGGAGGAGCGTCCCAGAGGCCCACGAAGGACCAGTCGGGCCGTCGCAAAGATGAGGCCAAACAGGCCGCCGCTAAGAAGCCCAAAGAGAACGCGCTCTCTCAGTTCGATCTGAACAATTACGCCA GTGTTGTGATCATCGACGACCACCCGGAGGTCACCACCACAGAGGACCCCCAGTCCAACGCCATCGATGACGGCTTCACGGAGGTCGTCTCCCGCAAGCAACAGAAACGCCTGCAGGACGAAGAGAAACGGAAAAAGGAAGAGCAGACTCCTCAG AACTGGAGTAAAAAAGGCTCCGGTGAGAAGggcagaggaggcggaggaaagCTGCCACCGAGATTTGCTAAAAAGCAGTCatcgcaacaacaacaacagcagcagcagcagcaacaacagtcCTCTCAGCCTCCTGTAGTCCCTCCACCTCAGGCCCAACCTCAACCCCTCATTTCTGCTGCCCAGCATCCTCACCTCGCCCCCGCGcagcccgccgccgccgccgcctcccccCAGACTCTGGAAGGCGCCGCGGCTCCACCGCCCTCCGTCTCCGCTGCCGCTGTGGACTTTACCTCAAAGAGTTTGCTGCCCGCGCAGACGCACGGCACTCTGGGTACAGAGCTGTGGGAGAGCAAGGTGGCGGGCTCCACTGTCCTTCCCGACGCCAAGAAGC TTGGTCCAATCAGCCCTCCCCAGCCCCCTTCTGTGAGTGCCTGGAACAAACCTCTTACCTCCTTCACCGGCACCGTCTCTGAG GGTGTGAAGCCCGGGTCGGAGGCCGGTGCGGAGTTGGTCATGGACATCATTCAGTTCGGGGCGCCGTCGTCCGCGGGCAGCACCGACAGCGACGGCGTCCCGGCGCTGCTGGAAATCGTCTCCGAAAACAAACTGCCGGCTCCCAAAGAACAGAGGCAGAAACAACCTCGAGCCGGCCCGATCAAAACGCAGAAG cttcctgaaATGGAACCGGTGGAAACGAAGGAGTACAAGCCCGGTCCCATCGGTAAAGAGCGCTCGTTGAAGAACCGCAAGGCCAAAGACGCTCGCGGGGGAGACGGCGacgggatggagggaggagtcCCCGGAGGAGTCGTCAGCAGAGCCACGGACTCCAGTCCGCCCATTATTGACGCCACGGTACCCGAGCTGGGAGGAGACATCGAGGGCATGATCACGATCCCCTCAGCGGAGTACAACAGCAACTCTAAG gaGTCGGTCACAGACTACACCacgccctcctcctcactggcCGACAGCGTTCCTACGGGAGTGAACAAAATAGAAGAGAGTTTGGTGGCAAAT GTGGCGCTTCCTCACTCGTTGCCTCTTCCTCGACGAGAGACCCTGCAGCAGAGCTCCAGCCTCAGCACCGTCTCTCCTGCCACCGTTGACCTGACATTAAAG ATGGAATCGGCGCGTAAGGCGTGGGAGAACTCCCCGATTCTGGAGAAGAACTCGCCggtcacttcctcttcctcccccatcACCCCCGGCGCATCCTCGtactccaccttctcctccgcCTCCATGCCGCAGATCCCCGTGGCTTCTGTTACCCCCAGCACCTCCCTGTCAG gtGCCGGCACCTACACGACGTCGTCCCTCAGCACCAAGACCACCACGGCCTCTGACCCCCCTAACATCTGCAAGGTGAAGCCCCAGCAGCTGCAGGGCGGCAGtctgtcctccagcagcagcagcagcagcagtagcttCTCTCAGTTGGGCTGCATGCCGACCCTCCtgccccagcagcagcagaccccGCAGGTGTACGTCTCTCAGTCTGCAGCAG GTTCTGCAGCTCAGATTCCAGCCTTCTACATGGACACTAGCCACCTCTTCAGCGCCCCCCACCCTCGCTTGGCGCCTCCCTCCATGGCGCAGCAGCAGGCCTTCCAGCCCGGCATCTCACAG CCGACAGCAGTGCAGCAGATGCCCATCCCTCTCTACGCTCCACTGCAAGGTCAGcaccaacatcaacaacaacatcaacagcatcagcatcagcaccaaCAGCATCatcagcaccaacaccaacaccaccaacaacatCACCAACACCAGGCTCAGCTCGGACTCGGCACCGGTCCCCCCGTCTCCCAGCAACAGGACCTCTTCAGCTCCTCGCTGCAGCCTTACAG GTCTCAGCAGGCGTTCATGCAGAGCAGCCTGTCGCAGCCCTCCATGATGCTGTCGGGGCCGTCGCTGCACAGCTACGCCGGCGTCCAGGCGTCGGAGCTCGGCAAGCCTCAGTCCAATCTGGCCTATCAGCAGGCCTCCTCCGCCCAGCACATCCCCATCCTGTTTGAGCCGCAGCTCAACCAGCCCTCTGGCATGGGAGCCTCCCAGCTCATCGACACGCACCTGCTGCAG gccCGACAGGGGATGAGTCAGCATTCTAACATGTACTCGGGGCAGGTGCAACAACACGGCCAGAGCAGCTACTACAGCAACACCCAGTCGCCCAGCTCTGCAATGCAACAG atgaCGGTCTCGATGCCCAGCTCCCAGCTGTCCCTGTCGAACTACGGCTCGGGTGGAGGCCCGCCCCTCCTGGCGCTGCCCCCCACGCCCCCGCAGGTCCAGCCCCCCAACATCAACCGACAGCCCCCGATCTCCCAGCCGTACCGAAGCATCATGGGCCCCAACCACAGCATGATGCAGcctcccaccagcaag ATGGACATGGATCTGAAACTCTTTGGCGGTGGGATGGATGTGAAGCCCGGGACCCCTCCCATCGGCGCCAGGAGCACTACACCCACCTCCAGCCATTACAG AGCGAGCTCCACGTCTCCTAGCAACCAGTCCAGTAAGATCAACAGCATGCTGTACCAGAAGCAGTTTCAGGCCAGCTCCGCCGGCATGAGGATGGCGCAGCACTTCCCGGGCCAGTTCAACCCACAG ATTCTGTCTCAGCCCAACATCGTGTCCCCTCTGGTTCGACCTCCTCACATAAACTCGTTTGCCGGAGGCGTCCAGCGCTCTCCCATGGGGCCCCCGATGTCACCCAATGTGGGCGGCGGCCTCATGCCCCACCCCCATCCCCGACCTCAGCACCCACAGCACAGCCAGCACCTTCCCCGAGGACCTCCCGTTCCCTCGCTCGCGCCAAGAGGCACACACCTGGCGATGAAGGCCGAGCAGGACCTAAAG GCGAAGCAGCGGGCCGAGGTGCTCCAGGCCACGCATAAGTTCTTctcggagcagcagcagctcaaggCCACGCAACTCAGCAAGGCGTCGCGGCTCGATCAGGGGGGGAAACCCCCCCTCGACGCCTCCGCCCCCAACCACCAGGCGTCGGCGGACCGCCCAGATCTCGACAAACCCCCCATCTCCACGGCCAAGCCCATCCGGACCGGCCCCATCAAACCGCAGGCCATGAAACCAGAAGAGGGCAAGTAA